Proteins from a single region of Bacteroidota bacterium:
- a CDS encoding T9SS type A sorting domain-containing protein produces the protein MKHFTLFIILCFYSVFISAQIVGTNAFMKGNYVQAGISSSGCFVTDSLPPAGYEVTGLTGLGFIADPDGDGWDVGTPNYCGDYSNAGAPVESWGVQINEVSYFNDLYTSYFDISGALTSYTAAGDSIIVIWQGSIAGVDIIQRTVLYSNNFFITTEVTFINLSGADINNIYYVRNIDPDNEILSTGSYVTINSIDSLPYPGDLDAVVTAVGTTYGCYLGLAARHPNARGSFGTFLIGYNGTLSNAYYGIEPYTSSGTTIMDFGIQLSFYIPFLANDEQTTVAFAYVFREEDLEDALAFYNPVYDCTGVPEVFPAESTASTTCASEEFTVSVTPLVAEVVGNIYQWQRSTDGVVFTNISGASSISYTTTQTEATWYRCKVKCTISSESTISEPVFVDTICYGCMDPLALNYNPEANSDNGSCAYPCLEIDWDNTIGGGDDDYFSAIQQTTDGGYIIGGYSQSGISYDKTEISRGGYDYWVLKLDNSGSIEWQKTIGGSGDDILVSFHQTTDGGYILGGNSNSEISGDKTEASQSSFRADYWVVKLDSVGNIEWQNTIGGNLYDYLSSVQQTADGGYIIGGKSSSDISGDKTEPNQGDWNTYDYWVVKLDSIGNIEWQNTIGGNAYDNVGITSQTTDGGYIVGGESGSGISGDKTEENIGNVDFWIVKLDESGIIEWQKTIGGTSSEVLTSIQPTSDNGYIIGGSSWSDISGDKSENSLGDNDYWVVKLNSSGTIEWDNTIGGSASDFQPTVQQSSDGGYFVGGQTYSLISGDKTEDSYFKDYWVIKLKSDGSVICQNTIGGSSNDHLYAIYPTYDGGVILGGHSESHSSGDKSEDNNVYHDNDFWIVKLGCSSYNTYYADADADGYGGMSDSLTGGCNTPPGYSLLSGDCDDADNTIHPDATEICDGLDNDCDGDIDEDVVETISISADGPTTFCQGDNVELTATYSGTSIQWKKNGSNIPGATSATLSVNSKGYYSCITTSACGTAISDTIQVIIKKNPNAFITAGGSTSFCAGDSVTLSVAPVAGSTYQWLKGGIIAGATSTTYVATTSGNYKCQVTKTSTGCFKNSNVITVSIVCREANIEAENTFTLYPNPAKDIITIETNYSTEKTFYITDALGKLIQTIHTSENTITIELNHYSSGIYFIKMDDGYNSVTQKFVKE, from the coding sequence ATGAAACACTTTACACTCTTTATAATTCTTTGTTTCTATTCAGTTTTTATTTCAGCCCAAATAGTAGGCACCAATGCATTCATGAAAGGCAACTATGTGCAGGCCGGTATAAGTTCAAGTGGTTGTTTTGTAACCGATAGCCTTCCCCCGGCAGGTTATGAAGTAACTGGCTTAACAGGTTTAGGATTTATCGCAGATCCTGATGGTGATGGCTGGGATGTTGGTACTCCAAATTATTGTGGCGATTATTCTAACGCTGGTGCACCAGTAGAATCTTGGGGTGTGCAGATAAACGAAGTTTCTTATTTTAATGATCTATATACTAGTTATTTTGATATTTCGGGTGCTTTAACTTCTTATACAGCAGCGGGCGATTCTATTATTGTGATTTGGCAAGGTTCGATAGCAGGGGTGGATATTATTCAACGCACTGTGCTGTACAGCAATAATTTCTTTATCACTACAGAAGTAACTTTTATAAACTTAAGTGGTGCAGACATTAATAACATTTATTATGTAAGAAATATTGACCCGGATAATGAGATCCTTTCCACCGGTTCTTATGTAACAATTAATTCCATAGATTCACTTCCTTACCCGGGTGATTTAGATGCTGTGGTTACAGCCGTAGGTACTACATATGGTTGTTATCTTGGCCTTGCTGCACGTCACCCTAATGCAAGAGGTTCTTTTGGAACCTTTTTGATTGGATATAATGGTACTTTATCAAATGCTTATTATGGCATAGAGCCTTATACATCAAGTGGCACAACAATAATGGACTTTGGTATTCAATTATCCTTTTATATTCCTTTTCTTGCTAATGATGAACAAACAACAGTTGCATTTGCCTATGTTTTTCGTGAGGAAGATTTAGAGGATGCATTAGCGTTCTATAATCCTGTATATGATTGTACAGGTGTTCCTGAAGTTTTCCCTGCCGAATCTACTGCAAGTACGACATGTGCTTCTGAAGAGTTTACAGTATCTGTTACTCCATTGGTTGCGGAGGTGGTGGGAAATATTTATCAGTGGCAGAGGTCGACTGATGGAGTGGTTTTTACCAATATTAGTGGTGCAAGTTCTATAAGCTATACAACCACACAAACTGAGGCTACTTGGTACCGGTGCAAAGTGAAATGTACTATAAGCAGCGAATCAACTATTTCTGAGCCTGTATTTGTAGATACCATTTGCTATGGATGTATGGACCCATTGGCATTAAATTATAACCCCGAGGCAAATTCGGATAATGGAAGTTGTGCTTATCCATGTCTGGAAATCGATTGGGATAATACGATCGGTGGGGGAGACGATGATTATTTTAGTGCTATTCAACAAACTACTGACGGCGGATATATTATAGGCGGATATTCTCAATCGGGAATTTCATACGACAAAACAGAAATCAGCAGGGGAGGTTATGATTATTGGGTTTTAAAACTGGATAATAGCGGTTCTATAGAATGGCAAAAAACAATTGGAGGTAGTGGTGATGATATACTTGTATCTTTTCATCAAACTACAGACGGTGGATATATTCTTGGTGGAAATTCCAATTCGGAAATTTCCGGCGATAAGACTGAAGCATCACAATCCAGTTTTAGAGCTGACTACTGGGTAGTTAAACTTGATTCTGTAGGCAATATTGAATGGCAAAATACAATAGGGGGAAATTTATATGATTACCTCTCTTCTGTCCAACAAACTGCAGATGGTGGATATATTATTGGTGGAAAGTCTTCATCTGACATATCCGGAGATAAAACAGAACCCAACCAAGGGGATTGGAATACTTATGACTACTGGGTAGTTAAACTTGATTCTATTGGCAATATTGAATGGCAGAATACAATAGGTGGCAATGCCTATGATAACGTAGGAATAACTTCTCAGACCACAGATGGAGGATATATTGTTGGTGGTGAATCCGGCTCGGGCATTTCAGGCGACAAGACGGAAGAGAATATAGGAAATGTTGATTTTTGGATTGTAAAACTTGACGAAAGCGGTATTATAGAATGGCAAAAAACTATTGGAGGAACGAGTTCTGAAGTACTTACATCGATTCAGCCAACCTCAGATAATGGATATATTATTGGCGGATCTTCGTGGTCCGATATTTCAGGAGATAAATCTGAGAATTCGTTAGGTGATAATGATTATTGGGTTGTAAAGCTCAATAGCAGCGGTACCATAGAATGGGATAATACAATAGGAGGATCCGCTTCGGATTTTCAACCTACTGTTCAACAATCGTCAGATGGTGGATATTTTGTTGGTGGACAAACTTATTCATTAATTTCCGGCGATAAAACTGAAGACTCTTATTTTAAAGATTATTGGGTGATTAAACTGAAGAGCGATGGATCGGTAATTTGTCAGAATACAATCGGTGGGAGTTCTAACGATCACCTCTATGCCATTTATCCTACATACGATGGCGGGGTTATACTGGGGGGGCATTCAGAATCTCATAGTTCCGGTGACAAATCAGAAGATAATAATGTATATCATGATAATGATTTTTGGATAGTTAAATTAGGCTGCTCATCTTACAATACTTATTATGCTGATGCTGATGCAGATGGATATGGAGGTATGTCAGATTCCTTAACCGGCGGTTGTAATACTCCTCCGGGTTATTCGCTGCTGAGTGGGGATTGCGATGATGCAGATAATACTATTCATCCGGATGCAACAGAAATCTGCGATGGCTTAGACAATGATTGCGATGGAGATATTGATGAAGATGTTGTAGAAACTATTTCTATTTCTGCTGATGGTCCCACTACTTTTTGTCAGGGAGATAATGTTGAACTCACTGCAACTTATTCAGGTACTTCAATACAATGGAAAAAAAATGGATCAAATATTCCCGGTGCTACAAGTGCCACATTGAGTGTAAATTCCAAAGGCTATTATTCTTGTATAACTACAAGCGCATGCGGCACGGCTATATCCGATACTATACAGGTAATAATAAAGAAAAATCCGAATGCTTTTATAACTGCAGGCGGATCCACATCATTCTGTGCCGGTGACAGTGTAACCTTATCTGTTGCTCCTGTGGCAGGCAGTACTTACCAATGGCTTAAGGGGGGCATAATTGCAGGTGCAACATCCACTACTTATGTTGCTACCACTTCAGGAAATTATAAATGCCAGGTTACAAAAACATCAACAGGATGTTTTAAAAATTCGAATGTAATTACTGTATCCATAGTTTGCCGTGAAGCAAATATTGAAGCCGAAAATACATTTACATTATATCCGAATCCGGCAAAGGATATTATAACTATTGAAACAAATTACTCTACCGAAAAAACATTTTATATAACTGATGCATTAGGCAAACTTATTCAGACAATTCATACCTCAGAAAATACTATTACTATCGAATTAAATCATTATTCAAGTGGTATATATTTTATAAAAATGGATGATGGATATAATTCGGTTACACAAAAATTTGTAAAGGAATAG
- a CDS encoding fibronectin type III domain-containing protein, producing MAQVKLELSSMTNEEVIAFAQTIVTSMTGNANFATPNPSLANLAAAITNAQTKVNNANNKRQQSENATIQANVAIGSLKDGLTLEGSYVQNESGGDPDIITSSGIPIRDERAPKPVPAKVSDLSLTQGDDEGEVDIHWHPQVKIVASYSIRYTYGDINTPDWHNAPESPTKSKYTLAGLTKGQQVWIEVAGNNAQGKGGWSDPAVIFVP from the coding sequence ATGGCACAAGTAAAACTTGAACTAAGTTCAATGACCAATGAGGAGGTTATAGCCTTTGCTCAAACCATTGTAACCAGTATGACCGGAAATGCAAACTTTGCAACTCCCAACCCTTCACTTGCTAACCTTGCCGCAGCAATTACCAATGCGCAAACCAAGGTGAATAACGCCAATAATAAGCGGCAGCAAAGTGAAAACGCCACCATACAGGCAAACGTGGCTATTGGTTCTCTTAAAGACGGGCTCACTTTAGAAGGCAGTTATGTACAAAATGAATCCGGTGGCGATCCGGATATTATTACAAGCTCGGGAATACCTATAAGAGACGAACGAGCTCCTAAGCCGGTTCCTGCCAAAGTTTCTGACCTGAGCCTTACACAGGGCGACGACGAAGGCGAAGTAGATATTCACTGGCATCCGCAAGTAAAAATAGTAGCATCATATAGTATCCGCTATACTTATGGCGACATTAATACACCCGACTGGCACAATGCCCCTGAAAGTCCTACAAAAAGTAAATACACTTTAGCCGGACTCACAAAAGGTCAACAGGTTTGGATAGAAGTAGCCGGCAATAATGCACAGGGAAAAGGCGGCTGGAGCGATCCTGCAGTGATTTTTGTTCCCTGA
- the cysQ gene encoding 3'(2'),5'-bisphosphate nucleotidase CysQ — protein sequence MLEKIDVKKIIAITREAGEKIMEIYDTDDFAVVDKSDKSPLTKADKAANEIIIKRLQESYPEIPIISEENKAIDYSTRKDWDWFWLVDPLDGTKEFIKKNGEFTVNIALIHNGKPVMGVVGVPAQNKMYYAVQGSGAFKIDEQNNETTLRINTPRADTIALIGSRSHPSPEFDAYLKDMESKYARVDFVPAGSSLKFCLVAEGKADVYPRLGPTMEWDTAAGHAVVLEAGARVKIFNAENDLSYNKENLLNPFFIVEKA from the coding sequence ATGTTAGAAAAAATTGACGTAAAAAAAATTATTGCTATCACTCGTGAAGCAGGAGAGAAGATCATGGAAATTTATGATACCGATGATTTTGCGGTGGTGGATAAAAGTGATAAGTCGCCGTTAACAAAAGCCGATAAAGCAGCCAATGAAATTATTATTAAAAGATTACAAGAATCCTATCCGGAAATTCCAATTATCTCCGAAGAAAATAAAGCTATTGATTACAGCACAAGAAAAGATTGGGATTGGTTTTGGTTGGTGGATCCATTAGATGGCACCAAAGAATTCATTAAAAAGAATGGTGAGTTCACAGTAAATATTGCGTTGATTCATAATGGAAAACCTGTGATGGGAGTGGTGGGTGTACCTGCACAAAATAAAATGTATTATGCAGTGCAAGGAAGTGGTGCTTTTAAAATTGATGAACAAAATAATGAAACAACATTGCGCATTAATACACCTCGTGCAGATACGATTGCATTAATTGGAAGTCGCTCACATCCTTCACCAGAATTTGATGCATACTTAAAAGATATGGAATCAAAATATGCAAGAGTAGATTTTGTTCCTGCCGGAAGTTCATTAAAATTTTGTTTGGTTGCCGAAGGGAAAGCAGATGTCTATCCTCGCCTGGGACCTACAATGGAATGGGACACCGCCGCCGGACATGCAGTAGTGTTAGAAGCAGGCGCAAGAGTAAAAATATTTAATGCTGAAAATGATTTGAGTTACAACAAAGAAAATTTATTGAATCCATTTTTTATTGTTGAGAAAGCATAA
- the rfbC gene encoding dTDP-4-dehydrorhamnose 3,5-epimerase, whose protein sequence is MPIIDTHIPGLFVFEPKVFEDERGYFYESYNANIFAEKNINLNFVQDNQSKSSYGVLRGLHFQLEPMAQAKLVRVISGEVLDVAVDLRLGSPTYKEHYSIALSADNRKQLYIPKGFAHGFVVLSETAEFFYKCDNFYSKEHDGGIAFNDPTLNIDWQLPDDVLVISEKDKNLPLLNEATLNFKF, encoded by the coding sequence ATGCCAATAATAGATACACATATTCCGGGACTATTTGTGTTTGAACCAAAAGTGTTTGAAGATGAAAGAGGATATTTTTATGAGAGTTATAATGCAAATATTTTTGCAGAAAAAAATATCAATTTAAATTTTGTGCAGGATAATCAGAGCAAATCTTCTTACGGTGTTTTGCGTGGATTGCATTTTCAATTAGAACCCATGGCACAAGCAAAATTGGTGCGTGTAATTTCGGGTGAAGTGTTGGATGTGGCTGTTGATTTGCGTTTGGGTTCTCCAACTTATAAAGAACATTACAGTATTGCACTGAGTGCTGATAATCGCAAGCAATTATATATTCCCAAAGGTTTTGCGCATGGCTTTGTTGTGTTAAGTGAAACAGCAGAATTTTTTTATAAGTGTGATAATTTTTATTCTAAAGAACATGATGGTGGAATCGCATTTAACGATCCCACATTAAATATTGATTGGCAATTACCGGATGATGTTTTAGTGATTTCTGAAAAAGATAAAAATCTTCCTTTATTAAATGAAGCTACTTTAAATTTCAAGTTTTAA
- the rfbB gene encoding dTDP-glucose 4,6-dehydratase produces the protein MKNILVTGGAGFIGSHVVRRLINNYPDYNIINLDNLTYAGNLDNLRDIENAANYKFIKGDIVDAQFIQSLFADYNFEAVIHLAAESHVDRSISNPIEFVMTNVVGTVNLLNAARHQWKENMEGKLFYHISTDEVYGTLGEDGLFVESTSYDPHSPYSASKASSDHFVRAYADTYKLPVVISNCSNNYGSHQFPEKLIPLAIHNIKNNIAIPVYGKGENVRDWLWVEDHAAAIDLIFHKGVHGETYNIGGFNEWKNIDLIHVLCKIMDKKLNRPEGTSVKLITYVTDRAGHDMRYAIDASKLNKELGWKPSLQFEEGLEKTVDWYLANAEWLQNVTSGAYKNYYSAQYANR, from the coding sequence GTGAAGAATATTTTAGTTACCGGCGGTGCCGGATTTATAGGCTCGCATGTAGTGAGAAGATTGATAAATAATTATCCTGATTATAACATTATAAATCTGGATAATCTCACTTATGCAGGCAATCTGGATAATCTGCGTGATATCGAAAATGCAGCGAATTATAAATTTATAAAAGGTGATATTGTAGATGCACAATTTATTCAAAGTCTGTTTGCCGATTATAATTTTGAAGCAGTAATTCATCTTGCTGCGGAATCGCATGTGGACAGAAGTATTTCTAATCCAATTGAGTTTGTAATGACTAATGTGGTGGGTACTGTGAATTTATTAAATGCAGCTCGTCATCAATGGAAAGAAAATATGGAAGGCAAATTATTTTATCATATTTCTACCGATGAAGTGTATGGTACTTTAGGTGAAGATGGATTGTTTGTAGAATCTACTTCTTATGATCCGCACAGTCCGTATTCTGCATCCAAAGCATCGAGCGATCATTTTGTAAGAGCGTATGCGGATACTTATAAATTGCCTGTGGTTATTTCTAATTGTTCTAATAATTATGGTTCGCATCAATTTCCTGAAAAATTAATTCCGCTCGCAATTCATAATATAAAAAACAACATTGCAATTCCTGTTTACGGTAAAGGAGAAAATGTAAGAGACTGGTTATGGGTAGAAGATCATGCTGCGGCAATTGATTTAATTTTTCATAAAGGTGTGCATGGTGAAACTTATAATATCGGTGGATTTAATGAATGGAAAAATATTGACTTGATTCATGTGTTATGTAAAATCATGGATAAAAAATTAAACCGCCCGGAAGGTACAAGTGTGAAATTAATTACCTATGTAACCGACAGAGCAGGTCATGATATGCGCTATGCAATTGATGCATCAAAACTGAATAAAGAATTAGGATGGAAACCGAGTTTGCAATTTGAAGAGGGATTGGAAAAAACAGTGGATTGGTATCTTGCCAATGCAGAATGGTTGCAAAATGTTACCAGTGGTGCATATAAAAATTATTACTCAGCACAATATGCAAATCGTTAA
- a CDS encoding DegT/DnrJ/EryC1/StrS family aminotransferase → MKKIQMVDLHSQYLKIKSDVDAGLQQVIDTTEFVNGSATRNFSTALGKYVGAKHCLPCANGTDALQIALMALNCEPGDEVITVPFTFVATVEVVALLKMKPVFVDIDPETFNIDVTQIESKITSRTKAIIPVHLFGQAANMEAIMQIAAKHNLIVIEDNAQAIGCNYTFTNGTKKKLGSIGHIGTTSFYPTKNLGGYGDGGALFTDDDTLAAKMKIVTDHGSSVKYYYDSIGVNSRLDSMQAAILQVKLPLLDAYNKMRQQAAAYYDLQLKDVPGITIPKRNTFSDHVFHQYTILVENNRDALKDHLASKGIPSMIYYPVPLHLSSAYKGYGYNDGDFPVSEKAAAQVLSLPMHTELDAEQMDFITKAIIEFQTI, encoded by the coding sequence ATGAAAAAAATACAGATGGTGGATCTCCACAGTCAATACCTGAAAATAAAATCGGATGTGGATGCAGGATTGCAACAGGTTATTGATACCACTGAATTCGTAAATGGTTCTGCCACAAGAAATTTTTCTACTGCATTAGGTAAGTATGTAGGTGCAAAACATTGTCTGCCTTGTGCCAATGGAACCGATGCTTTACAGATTGCTTTGATGGCATTAAATTGTGAACCAGGTGATGAAGTGATTACTGTTCCATTTACGTTTGTAGCAACCGTTGAAGTAGTTGCTCTTTTGAAAATGAAACCGGTATTTGTAGATATTGATCCGGAAACTTTTAATATTGATGTAACTCAAATTGAATCAAAAATAACATCACGAACTAAGGCAATTATCCCGGTGCATTTATTTGGTCAGGCTGCGAATATGGAAGCAATTATGCAAATAGCTGCGAAACATAATTTAATTGTGATTGAAGATAATGCACAGGCAATAGGTTGTAATTATACATTTACAAACGGCACAAAAAAGAAACTCGGTTCTATCGGACATATCGGAACAACATCTTTTTATCCCACTAAAAATTTAGGTGGTTATGGTGATGGTGGTGCGTTGTTTACTGATGATGATACATTAGCTGCGAAAATGAAAATTGTTACCGATCATGGTTCATCAGTAAAATATTATTATGATTCTATCGGTGTAAATTCCAGATTGGATAGTATGCAGGCTGCGATATTGCAAGTGAAATTACCGCTGTTGGATGCCTATAATAAAATGCGTCAACAAGCTGCGGCATATTATGATTTGCAATTGAAAGATGTACCGGGAATTACAATTCCAAAACGCAATACTTTTTCTGATCATGTATTTCATCAATATACAATTTTAGTTGAAAACAACCGTGATGCATTGAAAGACCATCTTGCATCAAAAGGAATTCCTTCTATGATTTATTATCCTGTTCCATTACATCTTAGCAGCGCATATAAAGGGTATGGTTATAATGATGGTGATTTTCCTGTAAGTGAAAAAGCTGCTGCACAAGTGTTGTCATTGCCTATGCATACTGAATTGGATGCAGAGCAAATGGATTTTATTACAAAAGCAATTATTGAATTTCAAACAATTTAA
- a CDS encoding 3-deoxy-D-manno-octulosonic acid transferase gives MKNQNGDSTSPDMLFISTIFYNLFNASYNAAIHIASLFNPKAKQWTSGRKNIFKKLSSQLNNKSSQRIWMHCASLGEFEQGRPVLESFRKSYPDYCIVLTFFSPSGYELRKNYSGADVISYLPVDTKRNAKKFIEIVNPQIALFVKYEFWFHYLNTLHKQEIPILLFSSIFRKEQIFFKWYGMLFRKMLVYFDQIFVQTTASKELLQSIHIIAEVASDTRFDRVYTISNLPESDNKLQEFKGDSPLFIGGSTWPVDEKIIIEVFNVFLRPKNFKLVIAPHDVSLKNIERLQSFFGNDCGLLSETMDKNKSVLIVNSIGKLAEIYRHAKYVFIGGAFGKGLHNVLEASVYGKPVFFGDNYQKFNEAVELQKAGAAFSIENADQLIELLKMLESDEKKYNASSTAAKTYVENNLGGASKVFTAMVKQLG, from the coding sequence TTGAAAAACCAAAACGGAGATTCTACATCCCCTGATATGCTATTCATCAGTACTATTTTTTACAATCTGTTTAATGCTAGTTACAATGCTGCAATTCATATTGCATCACTATTTAATCCAAAAGCAAAACAATGGACAAGCGGAAGAAAAAATATATTTAAAAAATTATCCTCTCAATTAAATAATAAATCTTCTCAACGGATTTGGATGCATTGCGCTTCACTCGGTGAGTTTGAACAAGGCAGACCTGTGCTTGAATCATTTAGAAAATCATATCCTGATTATTGTATTGTACTCACATTCTTTTCACCCAGCGGATATGAATTGCGAAAAAATTATTCAGGTGCGGATGTAATCAGTTATTTGCCCGTGGATACAAAACGCAATGCAAAAAAATTTATAGAAATTGTAAATCCACAAATTGCATTATTTGTAAAATATGAATTCTGGTTTCATTATCTCAATACTTTACACAAACAAGAAATTCCTATCCTATTATTTTCATCAATTTTCCGTAAAGAACAAATATTCTTTAAATGGTACGGCATGTTATTCAGAAAAATGCTGGTTTATTTTGATCAGATATTTGTGCAGACAACTGCATCAAAAGAATTATTACAATCAATACATATAATTGCAGAAGTTGCTTCTGATACAAGGTTTGATAGAGTTTACACCATTTCTAATTTACCTGAATCAGATAATAAACTGCAAGAGTTTAAAGGAGATTCTCCTTTGTTTATTGGCGGAAGCACCTGGCCGGTAGATGAGAAAATAATTATTGAAGTATTTAATGTATTTCTAAGACCCAAAAATTTTAAACTTGTAATAGCACCACATGATGTGTCTTTAAAAAACATTGAAAGATTACAATCCTTTTTCGGAAATGATTGTGGTCTATTATCAGAAACAATGGATAAAAACAAATCGGTGTTGATCGTAAATTCAATAGGCAAACTTGCAGAAATATACCGACATGCAAAATATGTTTTTATAGGAGGTGCGTTTGGAAAAGGATTGCATAATGTACTCGAAGCAAGTGTATATGGTAAGCCTGTTTTTTTTGGAGATAACTATCAAAAGTTTAATGAAGCAGTTGAGTTACAAAAAGCAGGTGCAGCATTCTCTATTGAAAATGCAGATCAACTTATAGAATTATTGAAGATGTTAGAATCTGATGAAAAAAAATACAACGCATCTTCTACAGCCGCAAAAACCTATGTTGAAAATAATTTAGGCGGTGCGAGCAAAGTATTTACAGCAATGGTAAAACAACTCGGCTAA
- a CDS encoding thymidine kinase — MFIEPQLTGEKRGWIEVITGSMFSGKTEELIRRLKRARIANLRVEIFKPSIDTRYDSENIVSHDENLIVSTPVSHSANIILFSNHVDVVGIDEAQFFDDGIIDVCRQLALKGIRVVVAGLDMDYQGNPFGPVPHLLAIADYITKVHAICVQCGNIANYSYRLSKSDAKILLGEKKEYEPRCRNCFLKLS, encoded by the coding sequence ATGTTTATTGAACCACAATTAACAGGAGAAAAAAGGGGATGGATTGAAGTGATTACCGGAAGTATGTTTTCGGGAAAAACAGAAGAGCTGATACGCAGATTAAAACGTGCCCGTATTGCTAATTTGCGTGTTGAAATTTTTAAACCTTCCATTGATACAAGATATGATAGTGAGAATATTGTTTCCCACGATGAAAATTTAATAGTGTCCACACCTGTTTCACATTCTGCAAATATTATTTTATTCAGCAATCATGTGGATGTTGTTGGCATTGATGAAGCACAATTTTTTGATGATGGAATTATTGATGTCTGCCGCCAACTTGCATTAAAGGGAATTCGTGTTGTGGTAGCGGGCTTAGACATGGACTATCAGGGAAATCCATTTGGACCTGTTCCACATTTACTTGCTATAGCAGATTATATTACTAAGGTGCATGCGATATGTGTGCAATGCGGCAATATTGCAAATTATTCATATCGGTTATCAAAGAGTGATGCTAAAATTTTATTAGGAGAAAAAAAGGAGTATGAACCCAGATGCAGGAATTGCTTTCTTAAATTGAGTTAA